In Hemitrygon akajei unplaced genomic scaffold, sHemAka1.3 Scf000078, whole genome shotgun sequence, a genomic segment contains:
- the LOC140722490 gene encoding cell adhesion molecule CEACAM6-like, with product MSGLPFAALVLCLHITAGESQQINVTAGADALFSVRLSSSVNSGGWNFHGKTVAQWIDQTGSVDNEYRSRAELFTSNGSLLLKSVNVLDSGEYRVTMVPHSGSQTSATVTLRVTDPVAVTGVAVVTNDSTPLENLDTIALSCDASGTVQTRTWFKDDQPMRENGRIFTSFDKAKLTIISVNRNDAGTYKCIASNSISGGAGETNVQVYYGPEKVRIVPERPVVSNIVSNLTLTCFALSVPWGMYAWYNGNNLLQTGQELTLVSVTSVDVGSYTCRVTNDVTKRSSNLTVHVSAQAKPDESCTLTSGAIVGIVLGLLGVGLIGGVSGWLIARKTGGVKDPPQSKLDTSINSGRPRTLDTETVNASQNYENFPRNEQGLVLGDRSVYGDLKRRQRATTPSPPPHRQKQKHRRRRRALKREQSDSKDIDLRLPRRLRVSLGIRHTTGSLNNNGGRTVPIVPP from the exons ATGTCGGGACTGCCCTTCGCAGCTCTCGTTCTTTGTCTCCACATAACGGCGG gTGAGTCCCAGCAGATAAATGTCACCGCTGGGGCTGATGCGCTTTTTTCAGTCCGGCTGTCGTCCAGCGTCAACAGTGGAGGCTGGAATTTTCATGGGAAAACAGTCGCCCAGTGGATCGATCAGACCGGGTCTGTAGATAATGAGTACAGATCGCGGGCTGAGTTATTCACTTCCAAcgggtcgcttctgctgaagtcggtgaacGTGCTGGACAGCGGAGAATACCGTGTGACTATGGTTCCACATAGTGGCTCCCAAACCTCAGCGACCGTCACTCTGCgtgtcactg aTCCAGTGGCAGTGACCGGGGTTGCTGTGGTGACCAATGATTCCACTCCTCTGGAAAACCTCGATACCATCGCACTGAGTTGTGACGCGTCGGGCACTGTTCAGACACGGACATGGTTCAAGGATGACCAACCCATGCGGGAAAACGGCAGAATATTTACATCTTTCGACAAGGCGAAACTGACTATaatcagtgtgaacagaaacgacGCAGGGACGTACAAGTGCATCGCCAGCAACTCCATCAGCGGTGGCGCTGGAGAGACCAACGTGCAAGTTTACT aTGGACCAGAGAAGGTCAGAATTGTACCGGAGCGTCCAGTTGTGTCCAATATTGTGTCAAACCTGACATTAACTTGCTTTGCTCTGTCAGTCCCCTGGGGTATGTATGCATGGTACAACGGGAACAATCTCCTGCAGACAGGGCAGGAACTCACCCTTGTGTCAGTGACCTCGGTTGACGTTGGCAGTTATACATGTCGGGTTACTAACGACGTAACCAAGCGGAGCAGTAACCTCACTGTCCATGTTTCCGCACAAG CAAAACCAGATGAAAGTTGTACCCTCACCTCTGGCGCGATCGTGGGCATTGTACTTGGTTTACTTGGCGTGGGCCTGATCGGCGGAGTCAGCGGATGGTTGATCGCGAGGAAAACGGGAGG GGTCAAAGATCCACCGCAATCCAAACTCGATACGAGCATCAATTCCGGAAGACCAA GAACCTTGGACACAGAGACCGTGAACGCATCGCAAAACTACGAAAACTTCCCAAGGAATGAACAG GGACTGGTTCTGGGCGATCGATCTGTTTACGGTGATCTGAAGAG GCGCCAGCGAGCAAcaaccccctctccccctccccaccggcAAAAACAAAAACATCGGCGCCGccgccgagcactcaagcgtgagcaaagcgacAGCAAAGACATAGACCTGCGGTTACCCCGAAGACTTCGCGTCTCActcggtattcgacataccacaggttctctgaATAATAATGGAGGAAGAACTGTCCCCATTGTCCCACCTTGA